Proteins found in one Brachypodium distachyon strain Bd21 chromosome 5, Brachypodium_distachyon_v3.0, whole genome shotgun sequence genomic segment:
- the LOC100821267 gene encoding uncharacterized protein LOC100821267, whose translation MAPLKRRDLGGPLLVALCAIALCLAVGSEAHGLDEFREGKQSEATPEMASFFGAKPEAAMLPEALDASTMPTAKPEAASAMPTTTTTTGAASSSSAPARRSVAVAAGVSCGVAALAVVGVGVAVAYVVRSRRAGERREKEVCLG comes from the coding sequence ATGGCGCCTCTCAAGCGGCGAGATCTGGGCGGCCCGCTGCTGGTCGCGCTCTGCGCGATAGCGCTCTGCCTGGCCGTGGGATCGGAGGCGCACGGGCTGGACGAGTTCCGCGAGGGGAAGCAGAGCGAGGCGACGCCGGAGATGGCGTCCTTCTTCGGCGCCAAGCCCGAGGCCGCCATGCTCCCGGAGGCCCTCGACGCCTCCACCATGCCCACCGCCAAGCCCGAGGCCGCCTCGGCCATGCCTACCACGACGACCACCACGGGAGCcgcgtcgtcttcgtcggcCCCGGCGCGCAGAtccgtggccgtggcggccGGCGTGTCGTgcggcgtggcggcgctggcggtGGTCGGCGTGGGCGTGGCCGTGGCCTACGTGGTGCGCTCCAGGCGCGCCGGCGAGAGGCGCGAGAAGGAGGTCTGCCTCGGCTAG
- the LOC100820970 gene encoding F-box/WD-40 repeat-containing protein At5g21040 yields the protein MAFDCNKAGDYSPEYPSSICTEDTLIQANILTKCGKAKNLISLNRLNNQKSSYESLPRLTEPKENEEAGTDTTASMCGTRCFTDLPAALVCEVLACLDPKGLGIVSCVSTVLQTLVADHQGWKKFYCERWGLPNAPIGPLVPGGTPDGRSWKTLFVDREFQSKSFMGRFSVDVLRGHSEDVRTVFLLASANLIFTGGHDSVVRMWDMEEGLLIDESRPFGCTIRAIAADSRLLVTGGSNAYIQCWRAVEGNSHLFHISGYGTNRDSEFRLWGHEGPVTCLALDPTRIYSGSWDMTVRVWDRAQMKCVQKFMHADWVLALAPHGNTIASTAGRDTYVWDIESGNLTSVISNAHVGNAYSVARTHLTNVLFTGGEDGAIRLFDISEASDDEDIKPAATWVPHTGPVHSLAFEYPWLVSASSDGRIALIDLRKLLTPLNSSKRRFRVKNFDISAIEPPQRMFHGFGCDLFSVDIGADRIVCGGEDGTVKIWNFSEALEIEKKAQALRSLRQENRMRRRKSQLEMNANGRRADQCSIAMKRNQLKGDKSVTWQNKRAIDKVKS from the coding sequence ATGGCCTTTGATTGCAACAAGGCAGGAGACTATTCACCAGAGTATCCTTCTAGCATTTGCACCGAGGACACACTCATCCAGGCAAACATCTTAACTAAGTGTGGGAAGGCTAAAAATTTGATTAGCCTCAACAGATTGAACAACCAGAAGTCAAGTTATGAATCACTTCCAAGGCTTACTGAACCAAAGGAAAATGAGGAAGCAGGAACCGATACAACCGCCTCAATGTGTGGCACTAGATGCTTCACTGATCTGCCGGCTGCATTGGTCTGTGAAGTCCTTGCGTGCCTCGATCCAAAGGGGCTTGGTATTGTATCTTGTGTCTCCACAGTTCTGCAGACCTTAGTCGCAGATCATCAGGGATGGAAGAAATTCTACTGTGAAAGATGGGGACTTCCGAATGCTCCCATCGGGCCCTTGGTTCCAGGTGGGACCCCAGATGGGAGGTCGTGGAAAACATTGTTTGTGGACAGGGAGTTTCAAAGTAAATCCTTCATGGGACGGTTTAGCGTGGATGTTCTTCGTGGTCACAGCGAGGATGTACGCACTGTGTTCCTTTTGGCATCAGCAAACCTGATATTCACTGGTGGTCATGATTCTGTAGTTCGAATGTGGGACATGGAGGAAGGGCTTCTGATTGATGAGTCCCGTCCGTTTGGTTGCACCATCCGGGCAATTGCAGCTGACAGTAGGCTTTTGGTAACTGGGGGATCCAATGCCTACATTCAGTGTTGGAGGGCTGTTGAGGGTAACTCACACCTTTTCCACATTTCTGGATATGGTACTAACCGTGATTCTGAATTTCGCCTCTGGGGTCATGAAGGACCGGTGACTTGTCTTGCCTTGGATCCAACGAGGATTTACAGTGGTTCTTGGGATATGACTGTTCGTGTTTGGGACAGAGCCCAGATGAAGTGTGTGCAAAAGTTCATGCATGCTGACTGGGTTCTAGCCCTTGCTCCTCATGGAAATACCATTGCCAGTACAGCTGGTAGAGACACATATGTATGGGATATTGAGAGTGGTAATTTGACAAGTGTAATTTCCAATGCCCATGTTGGTAATGCATATTCTGTAGCTCGAACACACCTGACAAATGTCCTGTTTACTGGAGGAGAGGATGGTGCAATTCGCTTGTTTGATATTTCCGAGGCATCTGATGATGAGGATATTAAACCAGCTGCTACTTGGGTGCCGCATACTGGCCCTGTTCATTCTCTCGCTTTTGAGTATCCGTGGCTTGTCTCTGCCTCTAGTGATGGCAGAATTGCACTAATTGATTTGAGGAAGCTGCTGACTCCCCTAAACTCGTCAAAGCGCCGATTCAGGGTTAAGAACTTTGATATAAGTGCAATAGAACCTCCACAGAGAATGTTTCATGGCTTTGGATGCGATCTTTTCTCTGTCGACATCGGTGCAGACAGGATCGTATGTGGGGGTGAGGATGGTACTGTCAAAATCTGGAATTTCTCTGAAGCACTGGAGATTGAGAAGAAGGCGCAAGCTTTAAGGAGTTTGAGGCAGGAGAACCGCATGAGGCGGAGGAAGTCGCAACTGGAGATGAATGCAAATGGTAGAAGGGCTGATCAGTGCTCAATAGCCATGAAAAGAAACCAACTGAAGGGTGATAAGAGTGTCACTTGGCAAAACAAGCGTGCCATCGACAAGGTCAAGTCTTAG